In the genome of Xiphias gladius isolate SHS-SW01 ecotype Sanya breed wild chromosome 18, ASM1685928v1, whole genome shotgun sequence, the window TAATCATCTCAATGATTGataatgtttatatttgataattttttaatgtatttttaaaagtaacataACTCAGAATGTAGTCACAAAAGCCCCACAAATACAGTGGcttagtattcagaccccttaacTTTTTGCAtgctttattgtgttgtagttttaattttaagtggATAAGAATCCCATTTTGCCTaccaatctacactcaataaacgcgcataatgacaaagtgaaaacttgtttttaaaatttaattcaattttattaaaaatcaaaaaccgaAAGCTCTCCAAATTGTGGACAGGTGCATCTGGTCCTAATACTtcctgaagccactgtaaatcACTAGACCACCATTATCAGCTGATAGCTTATCAAAGATATATCTGTATCGTATCTTATCTGTATCCCAGCAAATAAGTTACAAGTCATCgcagtacagaaatgcaaaGGATACTGTGTGTCTCAGCTAATTTGGAAAGTGTCTCCAttatagtttgtccaccagagaacACTGACTCAGATGTACTTTGACCTTAATGCTAAAATTAATATTAGTATGCTAATATGCAAACATTATAATGTCATGCTTATAACTGCCATGCTAACATTTAGAATGATGCACAAATAACATGCTAACTGTAGCAAAGTTAACATGGTAGAGTTTAGCATGCTAGAATTCCATTTCAAGTTCACGTTTATTAGCCATTTCAACTATAACAAAATGCAGTACAGTTGAAATGAAGTAGTTTCTTCAGGACCAGGATAGAGAAAATGTCTaagaaaatgtcagactaaACATAAACGCATCAAGACAGAGACATAACAGCTTACAATTATTGTTGCATCCAAACTTCACTGTAATAAAAGATCAgagtataataaaataaacaagattaACATAAGAAATATGACCTTGAAAAGTAATGCATGATAATTCACTGTAGACtaaagctgcaatgattagtccTTGATTAgtccactgaaaaaaataattggcaaatatttggccatttttcacttgtttttgacatgttaaaataacctttaattgcagccctactgTGGGCCCAAGTCTTGGACTGACAAAGGGACcagcaaaccaaacaaaaccacCATCCTTTGATCCACAGTGCTATTATATTTCAAATTGCCGGTCCAAATTCTCAAATCCAAGTATTTTGTTGCTTTGCTCGGTTTCATGTCactataaactgaatatctttgggttgtTTCCTGATGGTTAGACAACAAGGATAATTACAAGACGCACTTTGGTATGCTGTGCATTTATCCTTATTTAGAAAATTTATTATACATTAATTATTTGTTGAGTAATGAGAAATAATGGTTAGGTGCAGGCCTACAGATAGGCCTAAAGGATGAATACAGATTGTACCAACatcaagaaaaaggaaaatccccatgaataaaacatgctgaagttacaccaacACTGTGTCACTCATATGAAAATATTTGGTAGGAACATTCagtggtaagaaaaaaagacaaatgcaaTAATACAAGAAGGCCTTTCCATAGGGATGAACCTTGGGGCCATGTAACATGTTAACTGTGGAATGGCCAATAGAACCCTCACAGATCTCAATGTACACTTGGGGTTTTTAAAGGTATAAAAACTCAGAAATACCATCTACTGAGGATCCAGCCTTCAACATGTTTTATAAGTTGGCAAGAAAACTTTAAACAACACATGGAATCTCACAGGGTACTATTGCTGCAGTGCTTTGAACTACTTgcatttgtgaaatgttttgcttggtagcaaagagaaaaaaataatcatataaatcaagagagagaaatgatgtacaaaaattatattttccagATAGTTGGAAGATACAAGTCTCTACTTTTGGAGAGTCTTTGGTGCAGAACAACAGACTTATCTTGTTTGCCAAGTTAAGCTTATTATCAAAGATGAACTAACGACATAGTTAAGACAAGAGATGAGGCAGCATAAAAAGACTGTAGAGTGGTGCTGTGATTTAAGTCCACAAACAGGGCAGGGAAGTCAACTCAAGAGTATATGACCCAGGGACAAGTGACAGGGTTACTGTCAAACTTTTTGCTCAATGATACACATTGCAACTTGAGAAGAGACACTGGAAGGAGGAATAAGGATATAACCAGTCATCATCAAAGGATATTCAATAACGTTATTTTACTACGTTTTACTACTTTTAGTAGCATTATTGCATTTTTGGCAGTTTTCAGAGCAAGGTTCAGTTGTCATAAGATAGCCTAAATCACACCAAGGAAGGTTCTTTTCATGAACACAAgtgaaaaattgcatttttccaTGGACACATActaaagtaaataataaaagattgTGGGTTACAGAGTAGAAGGGCACTCCTTTAAAGATAACGGTAGAGGTAACATGTCCAAAAATGTGTAAGAGAAATAGTTAGATATGAGAAgcatgacaacacacacaataaattgCCACTGATGCTACTGTAATAGCATATCaaacaatgcaataaaataaaaacgacATAAAATATTCACTAAAAGTATTCAATATTCTTATTAGGGTGGGAAAGCCGTTAAAACATTctacaataatataatttttattctcattatttttactttacctAGATGAGGTTGACAATGATCAGGTATACAGGAGCGCAGTGTCTTTGACTGATCTAGCTTTAACCGAGGAACCTTGCTGAAAAGTCGAGAAGGCGAGGCAACACATTGACCCGTAACACCACCAGAAGTCTAGAGTCTCCTTTCCACAGGTGTTTCCACTTATCATCGTTAACGGCCAGCTAACTAGTGTCTACTTATTCCCTACGGTTAGATACTTACCCACAGTAGTGTGCTTTAATTTTCACCAACTCCGTGTCCAAGTCCATTATGGATCCGTTTGACGCTAGCATATGCATTGTACAGTTTGGTTTACCTCCCAACTAGCCAAACGTTAACTGGACAGGCCTGTACTAGCTGTATCACCCGGTCACGTCGGAAGATAAAGTTTACATAACACAGCCAGGAGTAACGTTTCGTTCAACACTCTCGAAAGAAAACTTGACGAGCTACTTTAAAGTTTCTTTCGTTTAGACAACATTAAAAGCTGCGCTGGCGGAGGAGTTGTCACTTGACTCGAATAACGCTACCATTTCCGGCTTAACGTCTCAAAATAAAACGCATACTACCAAAGGTAGGCTGTAGTAGGATCCAGGATCAGGGTAgcgcttttattttgaaactgaaatCCCCTAACCCCTGATCGCGTGAGAGTAAACTCAGGGTAACTTGATATAGTTTCTTATGGCTCACTATGGATACCGTAATCCAAATTCACCTGTCCCGTGTTATTTACTAGTCGGGTTTATTGATTGCCCCAGCAAAGACGTCCAGTATTCGTGTAGGGATGTATTGACCATGTATGCTAGTCGATAGTGACTTCATAACGGACAGAGTGATGTATGAATAAtggtgtttttcctctgtagTTTCCGTTATTCTCAGACAGGTGGTCTACCTCGCGAGTGAATACTTCATTAAAACTTCTTCGTGGTATGTCCTTGTCATGTTCCAGCATTAGAGGTGGTCTCTTCCATTCTCTGTAATAATTAACTGTTCCACGAGATTTTGTATTAATGTTTTTgacaaatgtgtttaatttttaatgttttgataaaACCTTTGATGATAAAGGTTTTCACCTGTGCTGTAAGAGAGCTATCACAAGAAGGCCCTAGAAGGACAACTCCAACAGAACAAACATTCCATGGATACAAGTTGGTGAAGGCCTCAACCACATGATGCAGTTGTTAAGCGCCACCTGCTGGTTAATTAGTAAACAACTTCAAGAAGACACTAGTGCGCTTGTGAAATTATTCAAGCAAGCCATTTCATTGGTAGGGTACAAGGCTGTAGTTTATTGCATGAAgagtgtaaaattaaaaaaaaaaaaaaacatgattcatcTTTACATCTTGGCTAATATTGCACTACATATAGCACAAGTATAatttacatgttattttaaatcagcaaaagaccaaacatttctattttttcacatgctgttacaatatttttattagacGTGTGCTGctaactgaaaaatatatagcaagaaaaaaaactctcataTGAACTTTAGGTTtgtatgaaaacagaaattaagaCATGGATAGGCCTATCCATGCAGGTCATTAAAACAGCCCATTGACAATAGTGCCATAAAAAATTCTcaacatctactgtatatccataATGGGATAAAGGCTGAGGCTTTGGTGTTCCAGGTCTGTTTATCATTCTGCAGACAAGATAAGGGGAAAGTTAGCATGCCTGCATTAACCCACAACAGCCACTGGGGAAAATGAGCTGTGCACCCCTACTGACCCCTCTTTGCCTCTACTCTCTGTGTACCAACCAGTGTTCCAATAAAGGCATACAACTATATAATCCCAGGATGATGTGTTGTCACTTAGAGATAAATTGAATCCCCATCATTTCACTTGTTCCTCAGTGGTAACCTGATAACTGGAATGCcatttctgcctctctgtctctgactctgatCCAGATCTTCATCCTCCGAGAGATTCAGCTCTCAGCCACACTTATTGTCTCATTTCCCTCTGTGAAAGTTGTGTCACTGAGTTCTGCCTcttatgtgtatgtgtagtcTTCTGTCTTCTTATCAGGTCATTGTATGAGAGAGAAGGTCATGTGGCCCAGGTACACCAATGCTTAGCAGCAACTGGAAGTTGCTTGGCATATTCTTCATATACTGAATGTTTTTACACTACTTATCTAATATATTGTAGTCATTCTATTTCGccatactgtacttttactataGTTGTTACTTTTAACTCTATAAATATGATTACATGTCTGTCCACCCtggtttcttttactttttcaaattgAAGTGTTTTTTGCAGAGTTTTTCCTTATTCAAATTGAGTCTAAGGATAGAGGGAGTCCTATGCTATACCGATTGTAAAGCCCCTTAAGgtaaatttgtggttttggttgaTAAAATTAACAGACTAAATTGACTTTAAATTctacttcattcattcattatattcattcattattttaataccAAAACATAATATGTGGGCAGGGATTCAGAGGTCTGAACCAGGCTAGTTTATTCACTAATGCTTAGAGTTTAGTGGTCtaatttccaaaacaaaatgcCAATTGGTTTGTGTTAGCTTCAGTAATTACCACTCAGTGAACAACTGGGGGAACTTGCTTTGCCCAGGAGGAATTTAGCCTTGAAAATAGGCCTTTACTACACCTTAGTTCTGAAGTGACCACAGTCACAGTCACTCAGTATGTAGATAAGttttaactttcatttcatctgtttgttgatcaattttaatacattttttccttccTAGTGTATAAAGATATCATGTAAGCCACGTATatatatcttttaaaatttcacGCTTTAATGTTATGTGACTCTTTCATTGAAAAtcagaaaagtaaaatgtaaaataattttctttcatcaaTATGCAcaataaaattcatttaatATAGAACTTACAAAAGTGTTTAGCTTAGTATTAAGACTATCTaaattgtttccatttttaatatttttttccattgatagaaatattaaaaactaatttcatcCGGATAAATCATTTTGATCAGCAAAAATAATTAAGGTTTCTCTTAGTAGTCTGTTTTCTAACGTTCTGACTTTGTAGAAGAAGGAATGATCTTTAAAAGGGTCTTATGGGAATGTTCTGTTTGAATCCTTTTTGCTGTTGTATATAGATCAGAATTTAATGTTTCTAAACGGAGAAAAAATCCTCCATAATCATTATCGCTGAATTCTCGTTGATTTGGTTATATCTGACTATGTTAACTGATGagcattaaaaagaaatgtttagaaGCTGTAGATCCCCGTTTGACAGATTGTTTAACTATATTGCTATATGAACAATAGGAAGCGATAGGAACAGTGTCAAAGGGTTAGGGGTGGCGAGCGTTAGACTTCCTAAAGATTTATTCCCTtctattataaaaaataatcgAGAGTTCAACACAGTTCAACTTGCTGTCTCACAACCCTAAAAAGCCTAGATGCAATGTTTCAGTGTTAGTGAAAGGTCATAATAGTAATAGACACAGTAACAGTAATAATCATCAAAACTATCAGAGCAGTTATAGTGGCGGCATCCACAGCATTTAACGCAGGAGTATTAGAATCATTTTAGCTGCAGCACTTAAAAGTGTTTGTGAGAACTCATTTTGGCCAGAAAAAGTAAGACTCTAGTAGGAAttctttttcaaagtttttgttcatattgtttgtttgttttttttctattgtggTAAACTCGTCATAATGACTTTGTAGAAAGGGGAAAGAGCTGTAAGAGGGCCTGCAGGCAAtgttcatttaaatcatttttggcCTGTAGTGCACAAGCCATAGACtttaaaagacaagaaaaatattctaATTAATATCATAATTATTTGGTTAAGTCTTAATACATCAAACTTTgaccaactgaaaaaaatcctgtaaCTAGGTTTTTAATAGCTTGTTAATTATACCATGACACTGCAATTAGAACAATAGAAAAAATTATGATGGAACATCAGCACAGTGTTAGGGATGGTTAGACCCTCCTAAAGACCTTTACTTCGGAGTCTTTTTCATGAGTTTAAAACGGAAAGTAATCATGAACTAATCAGCAATCAGTTATCAGCAGTAGCACCAATTCCAGCTGTAGCCAGCAGTAGCAATAGCAGTAGTCGTGGTAACAGTAGTACTAgtgatatttcagtatttcaccAACTACCTTTAGTACAAGAAGTAGtaagtagtagtaatagtagaaGGCTTAGTTGTAAAGAGCCTCCAGAGGGTCTACTGTCAATATTCAAATCTTACTGGTTTTACCCTACAATTCATATATCAGTATAATgactgaaaatatctgaaatatttttacagtttttcccAGTAGCTTTGTGGAGTTGCTCTTTGCCACACTTAAGGCgcagtgatgttttgttttttttggagagcagaaGCTTCCTGCCACAGAAATAATATTCATTTTATAGAGAATTTgtctatttgtctgtctgtgaactgaTAAATATCTCAATTATTTGATATTactttgtaaccctttccagctttatgcaaatcagcaATTCTTGTCCTGATTCATATCAACAGATGCTtcttgtgtttgagtgttttttaaaagtcaaagtagctctaacacacacctccaatctggtttcattgactgaCTCCAGTTAGCATTGCTGAGGTCATCAGCTGCAGGGTTCACATATTTATTCCAACCTACACtataaatgtttgaatgatgtattccATATGGACAGGAACAATACAACGATTTGTGTGTTGTTAGTTGAAAtagattgtttttgttcattattgtaacttagatgaagatctgatcatattttaagacaaatttatacacaAATGCAGGAAATTCCAAAcgtttcacttattttttcttgccactgtagatgaagagctgcagaagTGTATAAATAAGCTGAATTACATCCCTAATTAACTTCTAAACTGAGTATGTACAGGAAATAAATTGAGAGGCTGTACCtcacaaatttttatttactaACGTGAAATCCAAAATGAGGGGAAATATTACAAGTTAGAAAGAGTACAAAAGTGGGagcaaaaaatgtttagttACATAGTCGCAGACATTAGATAAATTAGGTAGAGGTGCAAGGAAAGCACCAACCCATAGTCACAAGCCAAACAACTGCtactgacaaaaacaataaaagggGTGTAGATAAAAAGTGATGATTTCTCGATGCACTCCCGCAGACCACATCATTGCTTGGACCTCCTTCTTTGACCTTAACTTGGGTTTCTGAGCAACTGTTGGATAAGAGAAGTGAAAAACTGCTTTAGTTCTTTGTTATGGAATTCCAAAGGAAACTAATTTTTGTAATcctgacaaattaaaaagtaatgcagcactgatgtaaaaataaatctgtgtaaatgtatcaataaaatatttacaatggaGGAGCAGGGCCtcagttaggaaaaaaaaaagattgtgagTATGTCAAATTTTGCAAACtaagttaaagtaaaaagttGTAATGTTATAAAATTTAAGTTGTAATATTTCAAGGAAACTTGTAATATTTGAGGAAAAAGTTGTATCGTATTTTGagattaattttaattttggaagATAAAGTcttaatattacaaaataatagTTGTGCTTTTACAACAAAAAGCTGTAATATTACAGCAATAaaagtcaggttttttttcttttccgaTATCATAAATTTTTATGATGTCTGTGCTCCTTGGCTTAGATATTTGGAAGAAACTGCTGTGCTCTAGCCATTTCTAGAAAACATGTCCAGTTATAGACTCGTACATTATATAActggtttcatttcattatccTAAAAAGTCTATGATAACAAGATTGTTATTGTTGAGACCTATAACCCCAGGTCATCGACATCTATCATTTGACACGTAAAAGCTGACGCACTGCTCTCACCCAGCTACCCGgacatgtaaataaaacatcttattactttttttcaactttgttcTCAAGATATcggagtttctttttttaaattttccttaATACTTATTCTAATTGTTGACACTTTCAAAATACAGTTAACTGTTTCAGTTCACtgtattttgttatgtttagtTATCTTTGTGACTGGCCCTaagataaacaaatgaaatgagtATGACACTGCGATATTGAGAATATCTGGAAATTCCCGTGGATGGTAGGGATTTGTTGTTGAAAGCATAAATCTCACACTAATGGTCATAAACCCCAGGGAACACTTCAGTCATTCTTTAATAAACAATGTCCTACATTGTCCAAGCTGTGCAGTTCACACCATCCTGTGAAAAATAGCCTGGCTGACAGTCTTCACACACTGTATCAGTCCTTCTGGTTCCttagaaaaagacacaaaattcAGATCCATTACACAATAACCCAGCATCCAGTGAAAATCCATCATTTATGACAGTGAAGCCACAGTTTTAGTGGCTTTTTCTTACCGGGTTCTTTTATCCTCTGACCAGGTGCACAGTGTGTATGTATCTCTGCCATACTACATCCTGTATTATTGGCCAAACTTTTGCAGAAATACCCAATTAAAACACCACAAACTGTGTCGATTGTTGCTGCACACTTCTGCAGGGCAAAGAGACCATGagctaaataaaagaaacaccatcatcatcattattttatgattaaacttagatcattattattttttaaatatacagcaaTCGGTTTACCTTTTAATTAAAGACAATACATTTACGTGTTAACGATCTTAATTTAACTAAACATTTTCCAACTGACTATACCTGGGACACAGGAGGAACAGGGGAAACACTTATTCAGGCCATTTGGGTGGTTCATAAAAGTCCCATTCTCACAGGGGCTGCAGCGTGTGCCTGACTGTGGTGTACAGTCTCTTCGTACAACTGTACCTGTTAAAGACAACACAACATTAATGTCAATATCACATCAAGATCAAGGGCCAGTACCAAGAAGCGAGATGAGTGGCTTATCCATCTAACTTTATGCCAAACTCAAGCTTTCCTGTATCATGAAGCTGGCTCCCTTATAACCGGGGCACATCACCATGATAGCCTATACTGCATGGATATATTCAGAGGGtcagatcaaaacctgtcaacagcaTGACTACTACTGACCAATCAagattactgaaaaaaaaggatcctgacaaggacaaaaaagtttaaaatatagTGAAAAGCGATAAAGAACAACAGATATTTTAAGAG includes:
- the LOC120804412 gene encoding tumor necrosis factor receptor superfamily member 14-like → MLPALLVFGYVAAITVPGLCCRAKEYPTRDGHCCPMCQKGTVVRRDCTPQSGTRCSPCENGTFMNHPNGLNKCFPCSSCVPAHGLFALQKCAATIDTVCGVLIGYFCKSLANNTGCSMAEIHTHCAPGQRIKEPGTRRTDTVCEDCQPGYFSQDGVNCTAWTICSETQVKVKEGGPSNDVVCGSASRNHHFLSTPLLLFLSVAVVWLVTMGWCFPCTST